The DNA region GTCCATCATATTCCTAGCTTTGAAATCTCACTAGTACTAATATCATCAGTTGGAAGTGAAGTTAAGATCTATCCCCATAAAAATGGGGTAGTGCAAGCTACAAAcagcacacacatataaaagctACTGAATCAATTTCCttaagaataataacaaatgAATACTAATGACACACTATCTGCCAGAAAAATAAGGAATTCCCAAAGATTACATATGAAGCATGTTTCAATCATCAATCTGCAACCTCCTCCGAAAGCCAGGGCAAACTGCAAAAAGGAAAGTGTTGAATCTTGATATCTACCAACAGGTTCTCACCAAACAATAAAATGAACTCACCAATGAAAAGAGCAAAAACTCTACCTGCTTTTGCTATCGAGGCAGGAACTTACAACACAACCGACAAAAACAGCATACATCATAGCCTCTAAGAGGGGTAAAGCTGTGTTGATAAAATAAAGGCATCAGAGAAACCTTAGCCACTTTCCCCATACAGCAGACTCCACCAAAACAAACGAAAAGAATGAAGTTACATATAACTTGAACAAAGGGGCTCAGGTGCCCCAAAAACGCACCACAAAAGAGGCAGGTGTGCTTGGGACAAGCGTCTCCCACCACGACAAGCACATCTTCTAAGGTCCTAAAGTCCACAAAAGAATTTGAGATATTAATGGCAAAGGAAAGCCGCTAATATTATCAGAAATGTTTGCCAAGAAGACATCAGAAAAGTTCCAATCCCAGAATGGGCTTTGGACTAAGAAGATATAACAAGATAACAACTGAGCTCTAGTTAGGGTGGAGCAACTGCACATGTTAAGACAAACACAAATTAGTAACATAAATTCAACCCACAATCATTGCATCTTATAGACATAGAACTAGTAAACTTCCTGTTGTCCTCATGGATGATCGCCAACATGCCAAAATCTGTAGTAGATACCCACAACCATCAGCTTGAAAAATAAAGTTGATTAAATTGCAGGAAGAAGAACTAGAGTACAAGACCAATATAATCTCcacaataacatgaaataagtatggAGAATTCTTTAAATTCATAACAAGGTATATGCCGAACAGTTGCAAAATAAACCTTTGAAGGCCATGCCAAATAACTCCCCATTCATCTCTTTCTCCCACCACGTTCTCTCAGAGAGAGACTGAGTGTTTCTCCAGAAGCAACATTATAGTATGCAAGAGACAAGTTGTCCTTGAGAAAACCAGCCTTTCCACTCAGCTTTTGTTTGTTTGCAGGAAGCTGGATCTCCCCAGAAATCTTCTCTTTTAGACTGGCAATGGTTTCGGACAGAGATTGCACTGTGATTCCCAGAAGTTGTCCCTTGAGATTTCCTTCGTCGGTATTCGGCACAGATACATTGATCGTTGCACGTCCCTGAAATACAACCCACCATGGATGTAAGAAAGCATGAGGCATTAAACAATGTTCTCAAAGAGACCCAGACAATTATGTAAAAGTTGGGGAGAAAACAGAAAGAAAGCTATCCCTACCGAGTGCTGAGCCAAAAACTGGTCTTCAGGAATGAGAACAGACTCATCAAGCTTTTGCCTCTTGGGCTCTGGCTCTTCCGGGAGAGGAGGGGCTTCCTCCGGCGGAGGAGGTGGCGGCATTCCTTGGGGCATAGGAGGAGGCGGGACCATAGACATTCCAGACTGGGACATCGGGTGGGGAACAAAGGGCCGAGGTGCTCCCAAAGGTGTAAACTGTGATCCAGGAGGTGGTGGAATAGGAAGGCTATGCGAATTCATGGCCATTGATGGAGGCATTGGGGGGCGATTCATGAGATTTTGCTGACCAGGCATCTGTGGCATGGGAGGAGGCGGGGGCCGAACCTGAGGAATCATGTTAACCATAGGAGGTCGAGGTGGAGGCGGAGCAGCAACCCCAGCACTGGTGGGAGTGGAATACTGGACTGTATTAGGAGGCCTAGGAATATTCAGCGCAAGCCCAGGAGGTGGAGGTAGTGGCCTAACAGATGGAAGACCGGGTCTTGGAGGTGGAGGAGCCTGCGGACCAGGAAGGTTTCTTCCATCATTTGCAGCATCATTCTGATCATCTGCACTGTTCTGAGACATTGCCTGGCTTGCAGTGCGCCCAATGCTACCGGTGTGACCATCCCATATGACCTGCTTCGGCTCTTCTACCTTTTTCTCAATCTCAGCCTTGACTGCATTTGAAACTTCTTCTTCCGTAGTACCAAATATATCCGGACGGGTTCGTGCAAGTCCAACAATGTTCTTAGAAATCTCATCATCCTGCGCAAGAGTCGTCTCCTTAATCTTCGCAAACATCCTGTCCTTCTGTTCCTTGTACTTCGGATCAATGAGAGAGATCCTCATATGTTCAGACATCTCATTAATAGGTATTAGCTCACCAGTTATAGGAGAGACAACATATTTAGTCGGGTCCCTTTCTGCCGGGATCCTCTC from Lycium ferocissimum isolate CSIRO_LF1 chromosome 2, AGI_CSIRO_Lferr_CH_V1, whole genome shotgun sequence includes:
- the LOC132038558 gene encoding probable splicing factor 3A subunit 1, encoding MFGTTQILPLPAPPLDGNLGPTPPAQVVEEPKEDKMEEDEEDNNKTDKVPTSVATHTRTIGIIYPPPDIRSIVDKTSQFVAKNGPDFEKRIVLNNAGNAKFNFLNASDPYHAYYQHRLAEARAQNQASGEQPTQPEDKEAAPAPPTADGAETTAKPDPSAQFRPVRKVLEPPEAEQYTVRLPEGITGEELDIIKLTAQFVARNGKSFLTGLTSREINNPQFHFLKPTHSMFMFFTSLADAYSKVLMPPKGLTDKLQKSAADMTTVLERCLHRLEWERSQEQARQKAEDEIEQERLQMAMIDWHDFVVVETIDFADDEDQDLPPPMTLEEVIRRSKMPTLEEEEYVEPGKEVEMEMDEEEAQLVEEGMRAATLEENGGVKSAETKAIPEEQDPPMRIVKNWKRPEERIPAERDPTKYVVSPITGELIPINEMSEHMRISLIDPKYKEQKDRMFAKIKETTLAQDDEISKNIVGLARTRPDIFGTTEEEVSNAVKAEIEKKVEEPKQVIWDGHTGSIGRTASQAMSQNSADDQNDAANDGRNLPGPQAPPPPRPGLPSVRPLPPPPGLALNIPRPPNTVQYSTPTSAGVAAPPPPRPPMVNMIPQVRPPPPPMPQMPGQQNLMNRPPMPPSMAMNSHSLPIPPPPGSQFTPLGAPRPFVPHPMSQSGMSMVPPPPMPQGMPPPPPPEEAPPLPEEPEPKRQKLDESVLIPEDQFLAQHSGRATINVSVPNTDEGNLKGQLLGITVQSLSETIASLKEKISGEIQLPANKQKLSGKAGFLKDNLSLAYYNVASGETLSLSLRERGGRKR